ttcGAAGATTTGATCTTCAAGTTACTCTTTGGCGAATTTTCTTCGCACATTTTCCCGATTTTCcgacattttattttaatttaaaaatttgataacacACTAGCGCCACCTATTTCTTTGTCGATAAACTAAATTTAATAAACGAACGTGAACGAATTCGCCCATATTTTCGAATGAAACGTCGCAAAGTCGCAAACACCGTAAACgccatttttaatattttttattatcatttgaGTCAAAGTTCAAGAATTTCTTCGTACGAATACGcgagtaatttaaatttttaatgcaattttcgttttaatttgtGCAATCGCGATTTAAAGGTATCAATAAATAGTTCTACATAACAGTTGAACGTTTCCGCGATCAATTCGTAGTTGAATTTCGATATTGTTCTTATTACTAGTGATATTTGATACTCGTAATCATAACAATTAGTCTACTTTCGTGACGTAGTTCAACTCTCGGTGTGATATTCTGATGATAATTTCCAATTCCAAGTAAAATATTTCTCGTTCATGTACTCTTCATGATTGGCGTTTCTTCGAGTTACAAAAACGACAGTAATATCAAGGTAAAGATAAAGAATATGAAAAGACGCGAACGCAGTTCTAGCCGAGACAGCTCTCGGTATCGCAGGAAGCGAAATCGTTCCAGATATGACGACAGCTCGGACGAACGTACTTCACCGGATAGAATTCGACGCCATAGCCGGGTTCGATCTCCTGCTAGTCCCCATTCTCGATACGGCTACGAAAAAGGTGCGCGAGAAGAACACGGTGCTTCTAGAGACGGTGAAAAACCTCACGCGTCGTACAAAGTACTATGTGTTAGCGCCCTGCATACCAAAGCCAGCGACGACGTTATAAAGGACGCCTTGTACAACGAGTATAAGAAATTCGGCGACTTGAGCGTACGTATTTCGCACGATTTAGACGAACGAGTAGCTTACGTATGTTTTCGCAATAGCGAAGATGCTAAAGAAGCCAAACACGCTAAACCTCGGGTCATTATTTACGATAAAGTGGCTTTAGTCGAACCAGTTTACGAAAGCCGAAGCTCGGTCGAACGTCATAGACATCGTAGTCGTCCCAGATCGCGGAGCTATTCGCCCGAATACGACAGGTATTATCGCCGATCACCTATACCGGATCCGTACCGAGCGGATAGATTCTACGATCGGTTACCTTACGCTCCGCTACCGATGATACGAGATTTCCGGCGCGATTTACCGCCCGTACCGCATCCTGAATTTCTGCCGAGACCGCCTCTTCATCCTGCTCTTCCGGTTCCGCCTCATTTGCCGCCGGCTCCTCATCTATATGTGCCCGGACCGCGTCCGTTTATGCCGTTCAAACCGCCTCACGCTCATTTCATGGATAAGCTCGAGAAAAAAGATAAGTTTCCCAACTATCTTCAACATATACCGCCGGAAGACGATCCGTTGGCTACGCGTACTCTGTTTGCTGGTAATTTAGAGCTGAGTATATCGGAAGAAGAGCTCAGGCGTATATTTAATCGATACGGTGTCGTCGAAGATATAGATATCAAAAGACCAATGCCTGGTACCGGTAACGCTTACGCTTTCGTCCGGTATAAGAATTTAGACATGGCTCATCGcgccaaagttgaactttccgGTCAATACATTGGTAAATTCCAGTGTAAAATCGGTTACGGAAAAGCCACGCCTACTACTAGAATCTGGGTCGGCGGCTTAGGCCCTTGGACGTCGACTACTCAACTCGAAAGAGAATTCGATAGATTCGGAGCGATTAAGAAAATCGACTACGATAAAAACGAAAACAGCGCCTATATTTTATACGATTCGATCGACGCAGCCACCGCAGCTGTGAAAGAAATGCGCGGATTCCCTCTAGGTGGCAGCGAACACAAGCTCAGAGTAGATTTCGCCGATATCGGATCTCGCCAGCCGAGAGCTCCACCTCCGCCCGCTTCTTCGTACGATGATGTCGCCATCGGTGCCGGAGATTATAACAGAATCGGATCCTCCGGTGCCGATGTACCTGCGTACGAGCCTTACGAACCTTTATGGAATACCGATTACGAATACGACAGCAGGCCGCCTGGTATTCCACCCGGTGTCACGTTATGGAGCGAACGAGGTAAAAACGACAAAGACTCGTACGGCAGTCGCACCCTCAGCAGTCCGAACGACTACCCGAAGGAAGACGATTGGGCCAAAGAAGCCGCAGATCGAGATTACGATGGTCATAAATATAAACGAGTACGTTCATCTTGCAATAACAGCGAAAGCGACTCCGATAACCGTTTCAACGGAGCTCTGGCCACGGCTACGTCTTTGGCTGATATCACACGTTGCACTACTAACGCTTGGCAAGGAGCGCTGATCCTTAAAAGCTCGCTGTTCCCGGCCAAGTTCCATATCACCGATGGCGACGGTAACATAATCAACGTTCTGATGAAAAGTGACGAAAGCAAACACCTGCTGAGAATTTCGCAAAGATTACGCTTAGATACGGCTAAATTGGAAGACGTTTCGAAGCGTATCGTTTCATCTCCTGGTTACGGGATTTTTGTCGGACTACCCGGCCCTTCGTCTAGTATATTTTTCGACGAAACTACCGCTCAATGCAGACCGCTGAGAAATCTCATCTCGTATTTGAAGCAGAAAGAAGCCGCCGGTGTGATATCTTTGTTCAATAAAGATACCGAAGCCAAGGGAGTACTGTACGCTTTTCCGCCCTGTCAGTTCGCGGCCGATTTGCTCAAACGTACCGCCCACGCGATGTCAGCCGAAAGTATGAAGGAAGATCACCTTATGATCGTCGTCGTGAAAAATGACGCCGCCGCGTAGATCGGCTCCAATTTGTGCTGTGTACTTCGCGTGGTCTACATATTTTTCGTAAGTATGAACTGCGATGCTCGATACAGCTCATTTGCACGAGTATTTTTATTGTTGGTTTACTAATCCAGTTTTTACAGCGATTAATCATCGTTCAATTGAGGTTCTGTGGTAAGTCGAGGGAAAAATTTGGACAgctgttttctcatttttcatgaTTGCGGTTAAAATCGAGAATGAtcccagtttcaaaatttgtagaagTTTAAAAATGAGTATTCAGACGTTCGAGTTCTTgcatttgttttaaaacagttttgaaaatctggagggaaaatttgattcCTGTGAAAGCTAAGGAACTCCTAGAAAAGGTCGAAAGCAAGGCGGTATGAGgaatacagtatgacacaaaagtaatgctcggtggcttttatttccaagtggaaagagctagcgagatgaatgaagcggcacggcgttgagtagggaaaaataagggctttcaaaagcgaccttgaaaatttcaggcccatgcgcAAGGTGTCCACAAATCgaaaaaccagtttggtcaaaaaattcaaactggtttttattggtgcaatgtattctacacttTCAGACggcaaaaacgtgatatgattttttgaaatcggttcattattttgcaaccagttgacaaaaaataccccaaaaatgTAGTTAGAGAAAAacgcttgaaacaaaagttgtagagcgtgaaaaattacacaattctgtctaatcacattttgaaaccggttcattggttcgcattcagcaaccagtttttgataatcaactgaaaattgaatataggggggaaaagcttgaaacaaaagttgtagagcgtataaaattgaaccattttcgcggatcggattttgaaaccggttcattaatttgcaaccagttatcaacaattacctaaaaattggagattaagaaaaaagcttggaataAAAGTTGTGGGCGggaaaagttacaaaattctgttcaatcacattttgaaaccggttcattggttcgcattcagcaaccagtttttgataatcaactgaaaattgaatatagggggaaaagcttgaaacaaaagttgcagagcgtgaaaaattgatacatttttactgattagattttgaaaattgctaatTAATTTGtaaccaggtaacttttgatggctttCCGCAAATTagtaaaccggtttcaaaatctgattatcAAATATACTTCAACTTTTTACACTctacaacttatgtttcaaaatttttagtttttttctatctccaatttttaggcgtTTGTCAAAAACACATGGTTGCTAAAATGTGCACTAATGAATCGGTTTCAAAATCCTATCcgtgaaaatggttcaattttttacgctctacaacttttgtttcaagattttttccctatattgaatgttttttaggtgattatcaaaaactggttgctaaatgcgaaccaatgaactggtttcaaaatgtgattgacagaattgtgtaatttttcacgaattacataaaatttgaaaattcaagttttcaaaatttaatttgatataTTCAAGATAGAATTGTGgataaaaagtaataaaatctaaatttataaaaatcaaaatttacggttaaattggaaaaatgtttaaattgttATTTACacgaaatacaaaaaatttgaaatcaagttTAGGCAAAGTAAGGAAAAActcaaactaaaatttaaataaataaaataaaactccaAAAGGAGACTTGACAATTAAGTCGAATAAATTGAACTAGTAAAATTGACAGGAAATCTCAGGTGCCATAAATGGGTTTGCGaaccaaaaatctaaattctCAAATGatcttgtgaaaaattataaaattcgcTATAAAAAACGTTTGTTGACTCaagagtaaaaataattgaccCATAAATTGATTCgcaaataaattcaataaatctcCCGAAAAACTATACTTGAAAACTAGtgaacaaaataaattgaaattgtgaACTCGACAATGACAAAATTCAGTaacgaactttttaaaaatacaaagtactgtcaaaacccctaatttcggacagggTACGTAATTTCGGACACTCAGTGTTTTTGCTCTTTTATTGATAAGAACCAAGGGTACAAGTAAAAGTGAACACTTCTTCTATTAGTTTAGATCACGGACAATCTCCCTGatgtaagaat
The sequence above is a segment of the Planococcus citri chromosome 3, ihPlaCitr1.1, whole genome shotgun sequence genome. Coding sequences within it:
- the LOC135839527 gene encoding RNA-binding protein spenito-like produces the protein MIGVSSSYKNDSNIKVKIKNMKRRERSSSRDSSRYRRKRNRSRYDDSSDERTSPDRIRRHSRVRSPASPHSRYGYEKGAREEHGASRDGEKPHASYKVLCVSALHTKASDDVIKDALYNEYKKFGDLSVRISHDLDERVAYVCFRNSEDAKEAKHAKPRVIIYDKVALVEPVYESRSSVERHRHRSRPRSRSYSPEYDRYYRRSPIPDPYRADRFYDRLPYAPLPMIRDFRRDLPPVPHPEFLPRPPLHPALPVPPHLPPAPHLYVPGPRPFMPFKPPHAHFMDKLEKKDKFPNYLQHIPPEDDPLATRTLFAGNLELSISEEELRRIFNRYGVVEDIDIKRPMPGTGNAYAFVRYKNLDMAHRAKVELSGQYIGKFQCKIGYGKATPTTRIWVGGLGPWTSTTQLEREFDRFGAIKKIDYDKNENSAYILYDSIDAATAAVKEMRGFPLGGSEHKLRVDFADIGSRQPRAPPPPASSYDDVAIGAGDYNRIGSSGADVPAYEPYEPLWNTDYEYDSRPPGIPPGVTLWSERGKNDKDSYGSRTLSSPNDYPKEDDWAKEAADRDYDGHKYKRVRSSCNNSESDSDNRFNGALATATSLADITRCTTNAWQGALILKSSLFPAKFHITDGDGNIINVLMKSDESKHLLRISQRLRLDTAKLEDVSKRIVSSPGYGIFVGLPGPSSSIFFDETTAQCRPLRNLISYLKQKEAAGVISLFNKDTEAKGVLYAFPPCQFAADLLKRTAHAMSAESMKEDHLMIVVVKNDAAA